One part of the Lotus japonicus ecotype B-129 chromosome 2, LjGifu_v1.2 genome encodes these proteins:
- the LOC130735250 gene encoding uncharacterized protein LOC130735250, which yields MSPKGASSSSGTKKRQMPIFKNPSKQPIKEEESLIPINYNEHEFGLASNEKYYNEIVANAQMINERSVSIPSGKDSWGIGAAIVQRRWSVVLCKPAPLGCANLVTEFYANAQFDSSIPTPSEPTYKSYCKGVVIDYSPDTIRRFLKLSFLAVEARIFGTDKPNFHFPLNNTQRRRF from the coding sequence ATGTCACCAAAAGGTGCAAGTTCTAGCTCTGGTACCAAGAAGAGACAAATGCCTATTTTCAAGAATCCTTCTAAGCAACCCATAAAGGAGGAAGAGTCACTTATCCCCATCAACTACAATGAGCATGAGTTTGGATTAGCATCTAATGAGAAGTATTACAATGAAATTGTTGCAAATGCTCAGATGATAAATGAGAGGTCGGTCTCAATTCCATCTGGAAAAGACTCTTGGGGGATTGGTGCTGCAATAGTGCAAAGAAGATGGAGTGTGGTGTTATGCAAACCAGCTCCTCTAGGATGTGCAAACCTCGTCACTGAGTTTTATGCTAATGCTCAGTTTGACTCTTCCATACCTACTCCTTCCGAGCCAACATACAAATCCTACTGCAAGGGAGTAGTGATTGACTATAGTCCTGACACAATCAGGAGGTTCTTGAAGTTGTCATTTCTAGCAGTAGAGGCCAGAATTTTTGGAACAGATAAGCCCAACTTTCATTTCCCCTTGAACAATACCCAAAGGAGGAGGTTCTAG
- the LOC130737560 gene encoding uncharacterized protein LOC130737560, with protein sequence MEPEQTEQPRGGGNTGVGIRVVGSRIYDPANGKSCHQCRQKTRDFTASCKNTRNGKPCVIKFCHTCLLNRYGEDAQQVELLDDWSCPKCQGKCNCSLCRKKQGQQPTGNLAREAKAFGFRSVSEYLGARAAANLDTNTSNEAAVLPPKEEAAVSLPAEPGKENSQKVEKTYPKKTKKTKREGLKEISNDTSADDACQNQDLKRPKICSEVPEKETKRSMKDHSLVRKEVSVNNGYVINPHEKVQVEIPLLPGTQVKEILGIEFPHEDVGNALQFLEFCRVFGKALDMKKGEAEAILRELIRKRNLRRGENTVAVQFQIRLLILILIDSGHKSPSLTTTDGKNSWLKALGDLASQSALVLKDFPLEMLNEGYGNLSLSHKLSLLNFICDEVLCTEKVRGYIEDENSKIAQVKKEAKVQVEAAKEKEKSLKQKLQEEIAKTVQSNGDPVSFSKKDALLLKLRTAIAQAHSEMLEAKGKTPKMKGSDAVRTEPEFVDGNGQAFWKLRSYDGEDAVLLQDIKIQDEDGTAIEERWFVYGPEKKHEIYKYISSRLDKGHSKARVYSSEVEIIRPLVFAEGIC encoded by the exons ATGGAACCGGAACAGACCGAGCAACCTAGAGGAGGCGGTAACACTGGCGTGGGGATTCGAGTCGTTGGAAGCAGAATCTATGATCCTGCAAATGGAAAATCTTGCCACCAA tGCCGGCAAAAAACAAGGGATTTTACTGCTTCGTGTAAGAATACGAGAAATGGCAAGCCTTGCGTGATCAAATTTTGTCATACCTGCCTTTTGAACAG ATATGGAGAGGATGCACAACAGGTAGAATTGTTGGATGACTGGAGTTGCCCTAAGTGCCAAGGAAAATGCAACTGTAGCTTGTGCAG GAAAAAACAAGGTCAGCAGCCTACCGGTAACTTAGCGCGTGAAGCCAAGGCTTTTGGTTTTAGGTCAGTATCAGAATATCTGGGCGCTCGGGCTGCCGCAAATTTGGACACAAACACAAGCAATGAGGCTGCTGTTTTGCCTCCAAAGGAG GAGGCTGCAGTGTCTCTACCAGCGGAACCTGGGAAGGAAAACTCTCAGAAAGTTGAGAAGACATACCCCAAGAAAACTAAGAAAACCAAGCGAGAAGGGTTAAAAGAGATATCTAATGACACCAGTGCTGATGATGCTTGCCAAAACCAGGACCTGAAAAGGCCTAAAATTTGTAGTGAAGTTCCAGAGAAGGAAACAAAAAGAAGTATGAAGGATCACAGCTTAGTTCGCAAGGAAGTCTCTGTAAACAATGGTTATGTCATCAATCCTCATGAAAAAGTTCAGGTGGAAATTCCTTTGCTGCCTGGCACTCAAGTAAAAGAGATATTGGGCATTGAGTTCCCACATGAGGATGTTGGTAATGCATTGCAATTTTTGGAGTTCTGTAGAGTGTTTGGAAAG GCTCTTGACATGAAGAAAGGGGAAGCTGAGGCTATTTTGCGAGAGCTAATTCGCAAACGAAATTTGCGCAGAGGAGAGAACACCGTAGCTGTTCAATTCCAAATTAGACTTTTGATCCTGATACTCATTGATTCAGGACACAA GTCTCCATCCTTAACCACAACAGATGGGAAAAATTCATGGTTGAAAGCGCTGGGGGATTTAGCTTCACAATCTGCTCTTGTGCTTAAAGATTTCCCCTTAGAAATGCTTAATGAAGGGTACGGCAACTTGAGTTTGTCTCACAAGCTTAGCCTCCTGAATTTCATTTGTGATGAAGTTCTATGCACAGA GAAAGTGAGGGGTTACATTGAAGatgaaaattcaaaaattgCTCAGGTCAAGAAAGAAGCCAAAGTTCAAGTTGAGGCTGCGAAGGAGAAG GAAAAAAGCTTGAAACAAAAGTTGCAGGAAGAGATAGCCAAAACAGTTCAATCAAATGGGGATCCTGTGTCATTTTCAAAGAAAGATGCTCTTTTGCTGAAGTTAAGAACTGCAATAGCTCAAGCTCACAGTGAGATGCTTGAGGCTAAGGGAAAGACTCCTAAAA TGAAAGGTTCTGATGCTGTGAGAACTGAGCCTGAGTTTGTGGATGGCAATGGTCAGGCATTTTGGAAATTACGGAGTTATGATGGAGAAGATGCTGTTTTGCTGCAAG ATATCAAAATACAAGATGAGGATGGTACTGCAATTGAAGAAAGATGGTTTGTTTATGGTCCTGAGAAGAAGCATGAGATATATAAGTACATTTCCTCAAG gttGGATAAAGGACACTCAAAAGCTCGTGTTTACTCATCAGAAGTTGAAATTATTCGTCCCCTTGTTTTTGCTGAA GGTATTTGCTGA